A segment of the Synechococcus sp. MEDNS5 genome:
CTGGTGCTGTGAATGCTGCAGTGCGTGCCGGGGCTGACGCCTGTGAGCGGGTTGGAGACGGTCTCGTTGCGGCTCACATCATCGCCAGGCCGCATCAGGAAGTAGAACCAGTTCTTAACTGGGACAATAATAAGACTTTGTGAACCGGCTTCTCGATCCGTGCGGCAAATTCTCGTATATCTAGAATTTGGTTGTAATCATTTTTTCTGAGACATTGCAAATGTTTTATGTAAAGTGGAGTTTCTTGAGCCTGTTTTGATTGATTATGCTTATCAAAACTCTCTTTTATGAAAGATATTCCCCTGAAGTGAGAAGTGGTGCTGCAATGCGTTGCAATCAATACCTTGAAGAAGTGATTGTTGAGATGGGCCATGATTTGCTCACCATTTCTCCAGATCGGATTTCGTCAAAATCCCAGATGTTTATCCCGTGGGATTGTTTGCAATTTAATAAATCATTCAATTCACATTTTTCAGATATTTCTATTTATTGTGATCGTGGCATTGAAAGTAGCCCACCATCTCGAGAATCATCTAAGGTGAATATACTGCTTTTGCATGGATTGTATTATAACTTTAATCTAATAAATAATCTTGATTGTCTTGACATAATTTTAACAACATCTTTGTATTGGGCAGAAGTGATCCAACTACTTCTGGGAGGAAATATTGTCTCTAACAGTTACCAATTGAGAGAGTTATATGCATCGAAAATCGGCACCAAACAACCAATTATTTACCCTTTGACACCTCCAATTCAAGTGGCTACGTATGATTCAGAGAGCAACACAAATTTTTTGAGTAAATATAATTTAGACGATCTTCAGCAAGAAGTTATTTTTGCTCATTCAATTCAGCCGCAAAAAGCATCCATCCCGGCTTTTGTTGGCATTGTTGCGTTTTTAGTTTCATCTTTCAAACAAAGAAAACAGCTTTTTAAGGTTTTTGTAAGCAAGTCAAATGCCGCAGATATTCAACATGAATTAATGCATTTGACAAATTCGAGCTGGTTCAATAATTTCTCAAACATCAGTGCCTGTGATATTCAAACAAGCATTATTTTTACTGACCGTCTACCTCAGACGGATTTACATCAATTATTTTCACTTTCAAGGTTTGGAATTTGCTATAATGAAGTACCAGAGTCTTTCGGAATGTATATTTTAGAAAGCATTTTAAGCGGATGTCCTATATTTAGCAATGGCGCTGGAAACATGAGGCATTCTCTCCCATCATTTCACGGGCATTATATCAATGAACCTTACGGTTTATATAACTATAATCATGATGATTTGGCAAGCTTGTGCAAGCAAATCCTCTGCAAGCTTGATGATCCAATGCTGAAGCATGAAATTCATCAAGGTCGTTCATACATAGTTTCGAAATATAATATCCGCGAATACAAAAAGGGTTTCAGGGATGTCTTAAAGGCAGTAGCCATATGGCCGGTTGAGATCAAAAAAATTTACGAGCCCAAAAGACTTACGTCTGACAATCAAGATATTTATAAACTCTCACCTTTGGTCCGTTCTCTTTGTTCACAGCATAATTATGTTTTTGCTGATCATCAAAATTATCAATTGACCGATATGGACTTTAAGTTACTCACGTTGATTGGTGATTCGTCCTCCTCTTTAACAGAGATGAATTATTACGCCAACATTAAGTCCTTGCTCGATAAAGGTTTGATTTGTAGAATATGTCCATGATTAAGCGTCTTTTTGTCTTATCTCCTCATTTCGATGATGCGATTTTCTCAGTTGGAGGACTGATTAGTTTATTTTCAAGTCACTTTGAGCAAATTTATATTATTAATGTGTTTTCAGCTACACCTCCACTTGATTTTGAGTTACCACCTCAGGCTTCTCGTTTTCATGAAAAATTTAGTCATGATGATCCTGTTGCATATAGACGCTCGCTAGATACCATTGCTTTTAATTCTTATAATGTAAAAATATTATATGTCGATGCTCTTGATGCGATATATCGTATTCATCCCCTTACTAACAAGCCTTTATATTTAGATCCAGTTGATATCTTTACAAAGATCCATGCATGCGATTTTCAGCTTATTTCCCTAATTACATCAAAAATATTATCTTTCGTCTGCTTGAGCCCTTTTGATCTTGTTCTCTCTCCATTGTCTATCGGCGGACATGTTGATCATGAGATTACTCGTCTTGTTGGTGAACAACTTGCTTATAAACAGCTTCTCTATTATGAAGATTGCCCTTATGTGTTCCAAAAAACGTTAAGAAATTCACCTAATCATTGTCGTCAATTTTTAAATTTACTTGATGTTTACATCCCCAAGCATGATGTCATGAAAAAAGAAAACGCTATTGATGTTTATGCCTCATCCATACCAACAAATGATTTTATCCAGTATATGCGATCGCACGATAGATCGCAACGATGTATAGAGCGTCTCTTCTATCATCAATTATCACTTTCTAATACGTCAAAAGAGATCTTATCTTCAATCCCTGGGAAACTATCTTTTAATAGTGATAATAGCTGAGCTCTTGAGGCGAGCTCTCCAATGTAATCATACGTCTTGAGTGATGGAGTGAATTGTATTTCCGAAGTGAATATCTGGTTGATGTCAAAAATTATATTTTGGATGTTTTCACCATCGAGGCCAAATATTTTAGATGAAGAATTAGCTGGGTTGATATTTACACTGCTTTGTTTGATTGGATTGACATGAAGAGGGCATGCTCTTGAGTGAAAAGGAAAATCTAAATCATGCAATATATAATTGATGGACAACTCTTCCATAGTTTTTGTGAATATGTGTTCATCAGAGCACAGGATATGGTGTAATTGATTTTGAGCGCCGATAAAGCAAGGTTTCAACAATGGGTAGTTGGTATGTAGATTATTCTTGTCTGTGACTATCAGGCATAACTTGTACTTATTTTTTGACTCATATATTTTGCTCTCCAGTTCAAAAAAAATATCGATCATATTGCTGAAGCTCAGGATGTCTTCGTGTATTGCACTTGCTAGTATCGATAAGCTGAAAGCGTAATAGTCAACTCTTGATTCTTTGAGTGACTTTAAGTAGGAAATAATATATATAATATGTCTGAAGATCCTTGCCCTGAAGCTGTCTCCCTGGTAATAGTCGTGATGTAAGGATGTTGCGAATTTATTTTGATATAAACTTTTCCATTCAGGTGGTATCCTTGACCACTGTACATTCTGATAAGGTTGTTCGCTAAGGAGGCCTGGTAGTAGAATTGCTTTATTCATATCATTCCCCATTTTTAAATCGTCCTACTCGACTTCTCATAGGCGCAATGAGCTTTGAGCCTTCCTTTGTTGAACAAAGAAAAATAAGCCATAATTTCGTGCAACATCTGCTTGGCCATTCTGGGTTGAAATTTCCGATTGAAATAGGACGCACAATATATGGCAAGCCACAGTTACGTAATTCTAACATTCCAATATATTTCAATATTTCGCATTCCGAGTGCTTGACTGTGGGAATCACCCATAGCCAACCGATCGGCATTGATATTGAAGCTGAAGACCGCAGAATCGATATTAATGAAGAATTTATTTATTCTGAAATATTTATGTCTAAAGATGAGGCTTTGTTGGCCTTGAAAACTCACACTTTGTTAGAACTTTGGACCATTAAAGAAGCCGTTCTTAAAGCTAATGGTTATGGTTTATGGGGTGGTCTCAAAAATGTGTCGATTAAAATGCAATGTGCTAACCACGGAAAGGCTTTCTTTTATAAGCAGAGATTTGAAGTTGAATTGATTCATTTTGGTAGGTTTGTAATCTCGAAAGCGGTTATGATTCAAACTTGACCTTTGCTAGGAAACGCTGATATTATCCAGATCTTAATCCATTGAGCTTTTTTGAAGCTAAAGTGATCTAGTAGTGCTTTATTCCTACATTCAATGTTTCTGACTATCACACGTGCTAGCCTTAAAGCTGGCAATGAAGCTTCCGCCAAGGAACTGCTTGCTAAGAACTTTAATCCCGGTGATGGCAAGAAGCCTTCCGACGTCGTAGAAGGACTTGTCGGATTCGGCGTGATGAAAGCCAAATCTGACCCTAACATGTATGGTATTTGCACTGTTTGGCAGTCTGAAGCTGCTTTCGACAAAATGGCTGCAAACCCCGCTGCTCCTACTGGTGGTCCGTTTGTAGAAAAGCTCAAGGCTCTTTGCGATGGTGAAGTAAAGGGCGAAGGCTTTTATATCGAAGGCCTCTGATCCTTCTTAATTTTAAAGCTATAATAAGCCGTATATTTAAGTACGGCTTTTTTTATGCAGATTGACAAAATCTATACTGCAACAAATATTCAATCTGCAATCATTGCAGGTTACCTTGCAAGTGATCAGTCGGACTATATAGGACAAGTCACGATTCCCATATCAGAGATAAATCTTGATTCTTTGAATCGTTCAATTCAGATGATGTATGAACGACATGAAGCATTGCGAACTGCATTTGATTGGCAAAATCATAAAGGCATTACTGCAGTCGTTGCGGACAAACTTCCCACAGCAGATTACATCAATCAATATTCGGTTAAGGATATTAACTCTATCAAAGATATAAAAACTTTCGAGGCAAATTTAATCAATTTGAATAAACCGCCCTTAATGCGTATTGCTTTAGTTGAATGTTATGAGAAATCATATTTGTTATGGTCGCGTCATCATGCCATCACTGATCAGGAATCAATAAAAATATTCTGGGACGAATTGTGGCATTTTTACAACAAACCTGGTGTTTCACTTCCTAATACGCAGGCATTTAGTGATTTCGCTCTTCTGAAGGCATCGCAGCAACTGGATGCCCCTACTTACCATGATTATCTTTATTTACAAGGTGGTCAACGTACTGAACATTCCTACACTCTTCAGTCCAATGAATTACAGCAGGTACTATATTTACAAAAGGCTAGTAACGTTACCCTGGCTAGTTTTGCTCTTTCAGCGTTTTGTATCGCACTTGCAGAAAAATTATCGTCCGATTGCTTTACAGTAGGTTACGTTGAAACAGACCGTCCCGTATCTTTCAAAAATTGTATTGGTCCTTTCATCAAAGAAAGCTTAATTCGGCAAGATCAAAATCAGTTTGTTACTATTGGTGATCACCGAGATTTTGTCTTTAAATCTGTTCTTCGCCAACGAAATTCAAATTTACGCGTTAAGCATGGCAGTCAAACACAGTACGGCTTTTTATTTGAAGATGACCCCGATACGCAATCTCTTTCTACAGTTGAAAATGATGCGGGGATTAGTGTTCGTCTCAAAGTCTTTTGCAGAGTATCTTTGTTTGATAGTAAGCTATCAATCCATCTTGTAAGTCAAGCTAGCTCTTTCCTCTCAGAGGAATTAGTTTCCTTAAATACTTCGATCTTGCGACTTTTACTTTCAGACGATACTGAGTATATCAATCGCTATCAACAATCATCTCGACAATATTTAATTGATCTCATGTGGAGATCTTGGCGTCAAAACCAAACCCCCGTTCTAGCCGATAGCAACACTCAACTTTCTGGATTAGATCTTTACAACCAAGTTATTGCTAAATCATGCTTTCTTCAATCTTCTATACAGTTAACAACAAATTTAGTGCTCCAAATCAAACCCTCGAGATCAGTAGACTGTGTTGTTAATATTCTTTCTGCTATCAACGTCGGTCTCCCCTTTTTGCTTATCGACGCCAATGAAATTGGATCAGATGTAAAGCAGCTAGCTGACGATTTAAGCGTTGCTAAACTTGAGACTAATTTACCGCTAAATACTGCTTACTTGATCAGATCATCTGGATCTACGGGGAATCCTAAAACCATTCTGATTCATGTTAATAACCTTATTAATCACTTAGAATACAGAGTCTCTGAAAATACTTATAATTCTCGTGTAGCTCATACGTCTTCATGGTCTTTTGATGCGTCATTGACAGTTTTATTTTCCACGATGGTTAATAATGGTTTTCTATTTATCTCACCCTTGATTACTCACTATACTAGCGTCAATGCTTTTCTTGATTTCATAAAACATCATAGCATCTATGAAGTTAATATGGTTCCTTCCCTTTTGCATTTGTTGGCCGACGGTGGTTTAAGCAACACACCAATTCGTAGAATAACAAGTGCTGGTGAAGAGCTTACTGCTGATCTAGTAAATATGATATTGAATGATGATTCAATCCAACTCCTTAATGAATACGGACCCAGTGAATGTACTATTTTAACTACACGTTTGCAAGTTTTAAAACCAGTATTGGATAATCCAACAATTGGATCCCCAATCCCTGGATGTATTATAAAGCTTTTCAACTTCAAAGATTCAATGGATGAAATTTGTATTTCTGGTAATTATGTCGGATTAGGCTATTTGTCTGAACAAATAAAGAATCAAAGTTGCTTTTTCTACGACCAAGGTCACCTATGGTATCGAACTGGCGATGTTGGCAGGTATGACAATCACGGAAATCTTCAATGGTTGGGTAGAATTGATAATCAATTCAAGGCCAATGGCAAAATCTTTAGTACAGAATCTATTGATAACGAAATCCAACGTTTAGGGGTTAACGAGTGTAAGAGTATCTGGTCGGATTCAGTAATTTACATCTTTTTTACATGCAACGATAAAACCTTGATTAATAATGTTTCCTTGAAGGAAGCAATTAAAGTTAAGTTCGGACTCATTTGTGATTGCATTTATCTTGAGGACATGCCAAAAACGGATTCGGGTAAGGTTGATTTGCAAAAGTTACGACGTACTATCCCACACTTAAGTTTTGCTGATCCAGGTCACTCTGAAAAGTCCAATGATCATTCTTTTCTAGAATCAGTAGCTGGACGTACACTTCAGTTAAATAGTAAACCATCACTTGACGTTGATTCATTAACAGCAATTCGCTTGATTTCTTCTGTAAACTCAAAATATTCATGTAATTTGTCTGTTGTGTCGTTGCTTTCTTCTAGTACTTGGAGTGATTTTCTTGATCATCTACCATCGCTTTCTACTGTTCAAAACAATCAATCCACCTCAACCAAAATAAGACAAAAAAAGAGAGAGTTTCAATGATGAAATATGCATATCTTCCCGCCTCAACGTTTCAGAAAGAAATATTTCTATCTGACGTAACATCACTAAATGGCAAGTTTGAGCTTGTCTGGTCTTGGCGCTTTCGCCATGATGTTCCTGTACATATAATCACTACATGCTTACTGCAACTCATTGAAAAATATGAAATACTTAGAACTTCAATAATCATTCAAGGAGATTCTATTGTACAGAAAATTGCTCAAGAACCATCTCAAAGTCAAGTTATTTTTATAAGTGCTTCTTCTGTCACCCGTAATGCTAATTTTTTTAAGAGTTTAGCGGATACATCGTTCGGAATCTCTTTTATTATTGCTCATGACGATATGCATGCTGTTGATTCTATCTTTGCTGTTGCCAGCCATACCATCATTGATGGTTTATCGATTAATTTGCTGAGTTCCGAAATTTGTTTCTTTCTGGAGAACAACCAATTGCCTCAGGATATATATGAATTTCAATTTGCAGATTTGACTGAGCAGCTTGATGCTATTGAACAGAAAAATGTTTCTAATTCGCAACAGGATGATATTTTCTCTTGTGATTCACCTGTACTAAGTATTGGCTTAGATTCACAATGTGAATATTCGAGTACTTGGTTTTCTGAACGTCTTGCTCTAAACACAGTTCTGTCTCTTACTTCATCCAACGATCATCTAACTCTTGTTGGCCGCTTGTTTCAGCAACTAATTTCAAAGCTTGGTATTTTTTTGAATCAGCCAATACTTCATGTGGGTTTGGCACTTGACTCACGTAACTTTTTGAATTTACCCAAGCTTGTTGGTCCGTTGGTTTTGCTTAAAAAAGGTGCATTTAATATCCGGAACCTCAATATTCCTTCAACCTCACCTTATTTATCAGACTTTATATTTGCCTCGTCCTTAGAATCTGATGCGTTATCACTTGTTACTCCGACTACTAATGTAGATGTTTTGTTCAATCTTATTGTTGAATCAGATGCATCTGCTAGTGCTTCGTTTATTACTGTCGATGATTATAATGATGAACGTGGTGCGAATGTACCCCTGACGCTTGATTGTCGAGTCAATCAAGCGAATGATCAACTTAAGTTTTTTTTGAGATCAAACTCATCTTCTTTACAAGCCGAGCAGCTTGCATTGCTAGGTCATTACCTTACTTCTCAGCAAGAATTAAAAGCCCCGCCTGTTACTTCTCCAAGGATTAAAAGTGATCTAATCGGTCTAATTAAGACTATCCTCATAACGAAGGGCCCATATCATTGTCTTCATTGGATTTCCGATGAAAAAGATGTTCTTCATACTTATAATGACTTACGTTGTCGAGTTGAAACTTATTCTCAGTCTCTTAATGACCTTAAAATATCCTCCTGTCGTGTTCTTATCAAATGCTCTAACCCTTTTGAATATATTGCCTCTATGTTAGCCCTGGTGCTTACAAATAATGTTATTGTCCCTTTGGACGAAAGACGCAGCAACGATATCAATCGTGTTCATCTAATGGAATCAATTTGCCATTATGAATTGTCATATGATCTCTATACTGGTAATCCTGTTATTTCCTCATTTATTTCAAATATTGGCACGATTGATTTCGAAAACGAGAGTAATGACATCTGTATTATGTTTACTAGTGGTAGCACTGGCTCTCCTAAGGGGGTCAGAATTACGTCTGAAGGGATTTATCGTCTGCATCGACTCGGCGATGAGCGTTCATGGAATCAATTGAATTTTTTAAT
Coding sequences within it:
- a CDS encoding glycosyltransferase, translating into MLIKTLFYERYSPEVRSGAAMRCNQYLEEVIVEMGHDLLTISPDRISSKSQMFIPWDCLQFNKSFNSHFSDISIYCDRGIESSPPSRESSKVNILLLHGLYYNFNLINNLDCLDIILTTSLYWAEVIQLLLGGNIVSNSYQLRELYASKIGTKQPIIYPLTPPIQVATYDSESNTNFLSKYNLDDLQQEVIFAHSIQPQKASIPAFVGIVAFLVSSFKQRKQLFKVFVSKSNAADIQHELMHLTNSSWFNNFSNISACDIQTSIIFTDRLPQTDLHQLFSLSRFGICYNEVPESFGMYILESILSGCPIFSNGAGNMRHSLPSFHGHYINEPYGLYNYNHDDLASLCKQILCKLDDPMLKHEIHQGRSYIVSKYNIREYKKGFRDVLKAVAIWPVEIKKIYEPKRLTSDNQDIYKLSPLVRSLCSQHNYVFADHQNYQLTDMDFKLLTLIGDSSSSLTEMNYYANIKSLLDKGLICRICP
- a CDS encoding 4'-phosphopantetheinyl transferase superfamily protein, which produces MSFEPSFVEQRKISHNFVQHLLGHSGLKFPIEIGRTIYGKPQLRNSNIPIYFNISHSECLTVGITHSQPIGIDIEAEDRRIDINEEFIYSEIFMSKDEALLALKTHTLLELWTIKEAVLKANGYGLWGGLKNVSIKMQCANHGKAFFYKQRFEVELIHFGRFVISKAVMIQT
- a CDS encoding putative quinol monooxygenase, with translation MFLTITRASLKAGNEASAKELLAKNFNPGDGKKPSDVVEGLVGFGVMKAKSDPNMYGICTVWQSEAAFDKMAANPAAPTGGPFVEKLKALCDGEVKGEGFYIEGL
- a CDS encoding AMP-binding protein → MQIDKIYTATNIQSAIIAGYLASDQSDYIGQVTIPISEINLDSLNRSIQMMYERHEALRTAFDWQNHKGITAVVADKLPTADYINQYSVKDINSIKDIKTFEANLINLNKPPLMRIALVECYEKSYLLWSRHHAITDQESIKIFWDELWHFYNKPGVSLPNTQAFSDFALLKASQQLDAPTYHDYLYLQGGQRTEHSYTLQSNELQQVLYLQKASNVTLASFALSAFCIALAEKLSSDCFTVGYVETDRPVSFKNCIGPFIKESLIRQDQNQFVTIGDHRDFVFKSVLRQRNSNLRVKHGSQTQYGFLFEDDPDTQSLSTVENDAGISVRLKVFCRVSLFDSKLSIHLVSQASSFLSEELVSLNTSILRLLLSDDTEYINRYQQSSRQYLIDLMWRSWRQNQTPVLADSNTQLSGLDLYNQVIAKSCFLQSSIQLTTNLVLQIKPSRSVDCVVNILSAINVGLPFLLIDANEIGSDVKQLADDLSVAKLETNLPLNTAYLIRSSGSTGNPKTILIHVNNLINHLEYRVSENTYNSRVAHTSSWSFDASLTVLFSTMVNNGFLFISPLITHYTSVNAFLDFIKHHSIYEVNMVPSLLHLLADGGLSNTPIRRITSAGEELTADLVNMILNDDSIQLLNEYGPSECTILTTRLQVLKPVLDNPTIGSPIPGCIIKLFNFKDSMDEICISGNYVGLGYLSEQIKNQSCFFYDQGHLWYRTGDVGRYDNHGNLQWLGRIDNQFKANGKIFSTESIDNEIQRLGVNECKSIWSDSVIYIFFTCNDKTLINNVSLKEAIKVKFGLICDCIYLEDMPKTDSGKVDLQKLRRTIPHLSFADPGHSEKSNDHSFLESVAGRTLQLNSKPSLDVDSLTAIRLISSVNSKYSCNLSVVSLLSSSTWSDFLDHLPSLSTVQNNQSTSTKIRQKKREFQ